The following is a genomic window from Staphylococcus capitis subsp. capitis.
TAAGTTCAGTATCTTTTAGTGGCTTTAATTGATGGCTATTTTCAAAGGCACCTTCACCGACTTTAGTATGATATAAAACATCTCTCATTACATCGTACACAAACCCAGCATATGGTTTCCCATTATGATAAATACCAATTGATATCGCAAAATTTTCATTTTGATGAACGAAGTTAAGCGTACCATCAATTGGATCTATTACCCAAATGACACCTTGCGTATCTTTCAAATCGTGCCCGTGCCCTTCTTCACCTATAACGCGATGTTCAGGATAATTATGATGGATTGTTTCATAAAGATAATTTTCGGTAGCCTTATCAACATTTGTAACTAAATCATTAGGATTAGATTTCATTTCTATATCCAAATCTTCTTTCATCATATGACGAACTTTATTACCAGCCTCTAAAATGATTCCCTTTGCAAAATCATATAATGCCATCGTATCATCTCCTATTACTTACCATTATACATGATGTACACTAGAAAATTATATTAATACACATTGATATACCTTATTTTCAATAAATCAAACACTTGCTCAAAAAGCTTATACTTTAGGTTAGTAGTACTTACTTGTGCTACAATATACGTAATTAATAATTAGGAGGCTTAAAATGACTCAATATACATTTGCTCCAAAAGATTTCAAAGCTTTCGATGTTGAAGGTTTAGACAATCGTATGGAGGCGCTCAATGAATACGTTAGACCTCAATTAAATAATTTAGGTACATACTTTGCGGATTATTTTAGTTCTCAAACTGGCGAAGAGTTCTACCCTCATGTAGCTAAACATGCGCGTCGTAGTGTCAATCCGCCAAAAGATACGTGGGTAGCATTTGCTCCTAATAAACGTGGATATAAGATGTTGCCACATTTTCAAATTGGATTATTTAGAGATCAATTATTTGTAATGTTTGGCGTCATGCATGAAGCTAAAAATAAAGCCGATCAGATGAAAATATTTAAAAAGCATTTCGATAAAATAAAAGACTTACCTGAAGACTATAGTGTTTGTTTAGATCATATGAAACCTGATAAGACACTTATAAAAGAGATGAGTGACGACGATCTTCATAAAGCGATTGATCGCGCTATCAATGTTAAAAAAGGTGAATTTTTCATTGCACGAGAAATTCAACCTTCCGATAAAAGATTAAAAAGTGATAAAGCCTTTTTACAGTTTGTTGAAGAGACATTTGATGCATTTTTAAGGTTTTATCAATAATACATTTATAATTTCAAGCTTGGATGGAAATTTTAGAATTCCATTCAAGCTTTTTTATAGTCTCACAATATTTTTAGGTTGACCTAATTTTTTGTTTAGGTTAATATATCTTCATAAGATTTTAGGAGTGATTTGATTGAAGTTAAAAGACGACAACTATGAACAGCAACGAAGTTTAGACGAAATTAATAATACGATTCATTTTGACCATAAAAGTAGTGCAA
Proteins encoded in this region:
- a CDS encoding inositol monophosphatase family protein, whose protein sequence is MALYDFAKGIILEAGNKVRHMMKEDLDIEMKSNPNDLVTNVDKATENYLYETIHHNYPEHRVIGEEGHGHDLKDTQGVIWVIDPIDGTLNFVHQNENFAISIGIYHNGKPYAGFVYDVMRDVLYHTKVGEGAFENSHQLKPLKDTELKKSLIGINPNWLTKPIMGKVFTPIVEDARSARAYGSAALEIISVAKGQLAAYLTPRLQPWDYAGGLMILNEVGGVGTNLLGDRLEMNQPNSILMANAKLHREILNNYLCEFEEIIATHHEKRFGRQREK
- a CDS encoding YktB family protein, which encodes MTQYTFAPKDFKAFDVEGLDNRMEALNEYVRPQLNNLGTYFADYFSSQTGEEFYPHVAKHARRSVNPPKDTWVAFAPNKRGYKMLPHFQIGLFRDQLFVMFGVMHEAKNKADQMKIFKKHFDKIKDLPEDYSVCLDHMKPDKTLIKEMSDDDLHKAIDRAINVKKGEFFIAREIQPSDKRLKSDKAFLQFVEETFDAFLRFYQ